From a region of the Tachypleus tridentatus isolate NWPU-2018 chromosome 1, ASM421037v1, whole genome shotgun sequence genome:
- the LOC143232851 gene encoding uncharacterized protein LOC143232851, translated as MAKTQFSTFPRDNHQTLEWYRIGSINLGDRERNEETTLTFEPEGPLPSIQKPSYVQLHENTPFQKISSTGTLNNSSEEEPTHKAQRTRLCPRSCEDWLSEPPSMLKLNTSQLLTHNRESSNHADMDFVQQFHKSVLHATKLQLGIYNTFIRHSHSITRYVIKVSLTLACRGRLFTIF; from the exons atggcaaaaacacaaTTCAGCACTTTTCCCCGAGATAACCAccaaacgttagaatggtacagaa TTGGATCAATAAATCTAGGAGACAGAGAAAGGAATGAGGAAACAACTCTAACCTTTGAACCTGAAGGACCTCTTCCATCTATACAAAAACCTAGTTACGTTCAGCTTCATGAAAATACCCCCTTCCAGAAGATTTCTTCAACTGGCACACTGAACAACTCGTCAGAGGAAg AACCTACCCACAAAGCCCAACGGACACGCCTTTGTCCACGGAGTTGTGAAGACTGGCTTTCAGAACCACCTAGTATGTTGAAGCTAAACACTTCACAATTGTTGACACACAACCGTGAGAGTAGCAACCATGCAGATATGGACTTTGTACAACAATTTCACAAGTCTGTACTTCATGCCACTAAGCTGCAGTTGggtatatataatacttttatcCGTCATAGTCATAGTATCACGAGATATGTAATTAAGGTGTCACTTACGCTTGCTTGTCGGGGTAGactgtttacaatattttaa
- the LOC143232853 gene encoding uncharacterized protein LOC143232853, protein MYLKLKENICEQMRPRKWKLVLVSNSIRPLCSYARDPITKQFHCTEDNTRLKVYPDVTLSTTRANGEKSGELERTKKRHQKNFSWPGVEAVLERYEHHLAEQRSEKEFLSERCQELNLRNKQFNCQMKRMRQHLKKLLTLKHHLEEDRHHYQKP, encoded by the exons ATGTATctgaaactaaaagaaaacatCTGTGAACAGATGAGACCGAGAAAGTGGAAATTAGTGTTAGTTTCAAATAGCATCAGACCACTGTGTAGCTATGCAAGAGATCCAAT AACAAAACAGTTCCATTGTACTGAGGATAATACAAGGCTGAAGGTGTATCCAGATGTTACTTTAAGTACCACCAGAGCTAATGGAGAAAAGTCTGGCGAATTAGAAAGAACTAAAAAGAGACATCAGAAAAACTTCTCCTGGCCTGGAGTTGAAGCTGTGTTAGAAAGATATGAACATCATTTAGCAG AACAAAGGTCTGAAAAAGAGTTTCTGTCTGAAAGATGTCAAGAGTTAAACCtcagaaacaaacagttcaaCTGTCAAATGAAAAGAATGCGTCAACATTTGAAA AAACTTCTCACACTAAAGCACCATCTCGAGGAAGACAGACACCATTACCAAAAACCATAG